In one Arachis duranensis cultivar V14167 chromosome 9, aradu.V14167.gnm2.J7QH, whole genome shotgun sequence genomic region, the following are encoded:
- the LOC107467033 gene encoding peroxisomal adenine nucleotide carrier 1, translating into MQLDLESLSEATSGAIGSLVSTTVLYPLDTCKTKYQAEVQAKQNRKYRRISDVLWEAISTRQVLSLYQGLGTKNVQSFVSSFIYFYGYSYFKKLYLKKTGNKNIGTVANLLVATAAGVSTIVITQPLDTASSRMQTSEFGKSKGFWKTLSEGTWGEAYDGLAISILLTTNPSIQYTAFDQLKQRILKGKMSKKTGTTKSSPEALSAFSAFVLGAVSKCAATCLTYPAIRCKVMIQAADLDDDKRTPTERKAQRTISGALYTIWRREGLLGFFNGLQAQILKTVLSSALLLMVKEKITKSTWILMLMLRRFLSVNSPKLKAA; encoded by the exons ATGCAACTTGATTTGGAATCCTTGTCAGAAGCTACTTCTGGTGCCATTGGATCCCTCGTTAGCACCACTGTGTTGTATCCACTTGATACATGCAAGACCAAGTATCAAGCTGAAGTTCAAGCTAAGCAGAACCGAAAATATAG GAGAATTTCTGATGTTTTGTGGGAAGCAATTTCTACACGCCAGGTTCTTTCATTGTACCAAGGCCTTGGTACGAAAAATGTGCAGTCCTTCGTTTCCTcgtttatttatttctatggataCAGCTACTTTAAGAAGCTGTATTTGAAGAAAACTGGAAATAAGAACATTGGAACAGTAGCAAACTTGCTTGTTGCTACTGCTGCTGGCGTCTCTACAATAGTCATAACACAG CCTCTAGATACAGCATCCTCGAGGATGCAAACAAGTGAGTTTGGAAAATCTAAGGGATTTTGGAAGACTCTTTCTGAGGGTACATGGGGTGAGGCATATGATGGTCTTGCCATATCTATTCTTTTAACAACAAATCCATCTATTCAG TATACTGCATTTGATCAGCTGAAACAGAGAATACTAAAGGgcaagatgagcaagaaaacAGGTACAACAAAGTCATCCCCGGAAGCACTGTCTGCATTTTCCGCTTTCGTGCTGGGAGCAGTTTCAAAATGTGCTGCTACATGCTTGACATACCCAGCTATTAG GTGTAAGGTCATGATTCAAGCAGCAGATTTGGATGATGATAAGAGGACACCAACCGAGAGGAAGGCACAGAGAACAATCTCGGGAGCACTGTATACAATTTGGAGAAGAGAAGGCCTTTTGGGTTTTTTCAATGGATTGCAGGCACAGATACTAAAAACTGTTCTCAGCTCTGCATTGCTTCTGATGGTAAAGGAGAAGATCACAAAGTCCACATGGATTCTGATGCTCATGTTAAGAAGATTTCTGTCTGTCAATTCCCCCAAATTGAAGGCAGCTTGA
- the LOC107467034 gene encoding uncharacterized GPI-anchored protein At3g06035, with amino-acid sequence MAPIKFPLLLSLLLSSIFLTSNPVKCDDDEEDTLYDGINKYRASLNLKALTKNENADCLADKIADQFKKQPCTNTTGANTVPGTEPQFSNYPDLLSKCHLAISNTRDGIVMPACVPGLVPTKVLTNFTKSLYSDNLNDSKFTGIGIGSEDNWIVVVLTTDTPTGDFAPYSSAATNLISKIGLNHFSFLLLVASIFL; translated from the exons ATGGCACCAATAAAGTTCCCTTTATTGTTATCGCTTCTcctttcttccattttcttaaCGAGTAATCCAGTTAAATGTGATGATG ATGAAGAAGATACTCTTTATGATGGAATCAATAAGTATAGAGCATCACTGAACTTGAAAGCtctaacaaaaaatgaaaatgctGATTGCCTTGCTGATAAAATAGCTGATCAATTCAAGAAGCAGCCTTGCACAAACACCACAGGTGCCAACACAGTGCCAGGCACAGAGCCTCAGTTCTCAAACTATCCTGACCTTTTGTCCAAATGCCACTTGGCCATTTCCAACACAAGGGATGGAATAGTTATGCCTGCTTGTGTTCCTGGCCTTGTTCCAACCAAGGTTCTTACAAATTTCACAAAATCTCTTTACTCAGATAATCTCAATGATTCAAAGTTCACAGGAATTGGCATTGGTTCAGAAGATAACTGGATTGTTGTTGTCTTGACCACAGACACTCCTACAGGAGACTTTGCTCCCTATAGTTCTGCTGCTACTAATTTGATTTCTAAGATTGGATTGAATCACTTCTCATTTCTCTTATTAGTTGCTAGCATTTTCCTATGA